A window of Phacochoerus africanus isolate WHEZ1 chromosome 11, ROS_Pafr_v1, whole genome shotgun sequence genomic DNA:
ATAATACTGAGGAAGACtgctttagaaaaattaaagccACAGATCAGAAAGAGGCAAtattgaggaaaagaaagatacagaATAATTTATGGAGACATAGAtttcaaatagaattttttagGCTGGCAGGCAAAGGAAGGCacctaaaaaaagtaaacagggagttccctttctggcttagtgggttaagaacctgactagtatccatgaggactcaggttcaatccctggccttgttcagtgggttaaggatctggtgtcactgtggctgtggtggaggccagcagctacagctccaatgcgacccctagcctgggaacttccatatctcataaatgcagccctaaaaagaaaataaatgcggccctaaaaagaaaaaaaaaaagtaaatgtacatGTTTGTGTGTGCAGTGGGGAGCTGGGGAAATCAAGCTATCTCAGGCTTTTCCACAGCCATGTATAATGCTGGAAACATTAGATCAGAGTGATGGCTATGAGGCtgtaaggaaagaaaacatgactTTAAGATTTTAACACTCAGCCAAGTTGTCTTTCATGTATAAAAGaataaagagcctcaggcacaaaTGAACTCAAAGAATAGAACACCTATAAGCCATTTGTGGGAAAAGCTGCTTAATAAAATCCAGCAAACCAAAGATGAATCAAAATAGATTTcacaaatagaaaagatcaatgagcATTCATTAAATCAGTTGAAATACAGAGCTAAGAAAAAAACAGCTATAGAAATAATTGTTTCAGGAGAGCATATAAATGTTAAACTTTGACATGAAGAAGATGCACATCTGAAAGTTGCCAAGAGTAAAAAAGTTCttattacatggaaaaaaaatatgtaactacATATGATGCCAGATGTCAACTAGACGtattgtagtaatcatttcacagtgtatacaaatatcaaatcacatacacctgaaactaatgttacatgtcaattatatctcagttttttatttgtttatttatttgtcctttttttttgtctttttagggccacacctgtggcatatggaggttcccaggctaggggtccaatcagagctgtagccgccagcatacgccagagccacagcaactccagatcggagccgcatcggcaacctacaccacaactcacggcaatgccggatcctcaacccactgagcaaggccagggatcaaacccacaacttcatggttcctagtcagattcgttaactcctgagccacaacaggaactccctacagtttttgtttttttttttttttaatggccaataAAGAAACAAGAACTTTACAAACGTTCTTGCAACAAACGCAACTTAGGAAGGGATTAAAAACACAGTACGTTTATTTAAACTGTTACTTTTCATAATTCACTGAATCTTACCACACAGTCAATTATCGTCACTCTATTAGCTTATTAGGTACATTCACTAGGGTTACATAAAACttcatgtaaaattaaataagaattaaaagcACAGCTAAGAACACAATCATGATCTACAGGCACCCTTGTCCCTCATGtggttattttttctgtttcccgGGCCTCTCAACCTTAGACTCATTTTTGTTTCAGAGAAAATATGAAGTAGCTCTGTTGAGCTCTGCCCCACTGAGTGCTCAGCCACTGCCTTATCGGTTTGTGTTGACCCAGTGGTACCTGTCCACCCGGTGTACAGCAGCGGGCCTGTGACCTTTAGGGGTTTTATGCAACGCATGATAAGCATTTCTCGGGAGGCCCATCCGGCCATCCACCATATTCCTTTTGCGGGGCATTTGGAACCAAGTTTGAAAGGGCTGTTTCAAGTTTTCAacctggggaggaaaaaaaaaaaaaaaaggagcaagagTTCCTATAAACTAATAAGCCAGCTCCAAAGATTAAATAGAAACCTATAACTCACAGGTTAAACcttttaaaagcaaaggaaatacaaTGAATAGAAATCAAAGGAGACCATTATCTTTGGAAAATTGGCTCACATTGAAGGGTATGAAGTAAGTCAGTTCATGTTTTTTCTAATGAACTTCTTTAAGCcaatcaaaaatgttaaaaattttatccAAATTTGTATATATTCCTATATTCTCCCCTACCTGACCCCCATCTCACTAGCTCAGTTGTCTAATCATGACCTCTGGTGTTGAGGTCTAAAAACACCCATCTTAAACACCCCAGATGACCAATACAAATGTttcagaccacactttgaaagcACACTGCTCTAAAAGAATATAGCTTACTGTAAATCTGATCCCTAGATGAAGATCTTTCTAagcataaaaatagaattatagtaAAAATAGTTGCCTTAAGTTTAAACTTTTATACATGTagaatataaagtatatatagttaattgtttagaaatatatatatattgtttatacattttaaaaagttagggaaaaaaaatttgccagtAACATGACAAGGAGTTGAAATATTCCTAACATTTGAAGAGCCTGTAACAACATATTAGGACCTCAAGTGATAAatgggtgaagaagaaaaaattcataaGACAGTTAAGTACCTAAAACATTTGGATACATGGAGCTTTTGCtttgtttaattttaacttaatatttacaatagacaatttgatgaaaatgctattttttcaATGAGAATACTCAATTTTAGGGAAAATGATAAAACACGTTCACATGGAGCTGGTAAgactataaataaaaacatctttctttttttttttttttgtctttttgccttttctaggaccactccgtggcatatggaggttcccaggctaggggtcaaatcagagctttagccactggcctacgccagagccacagcaacgcaggatccgagccgcgtctgcaacctacaccacagctcacagcaacgctggatccttaacccactgagcaaggccagggatcaaacccacaacctcatggttcctagttggattcgttaaccgctgcgccacgacaggaactccaaaaacatctTTCTAGAATGTACTTTACCATGTATTAAGAAACTATGAAATGTCCATCCCCAATGACCCAATAATTCCATGTATAAGAATCAAATCTCCAGAAGTTACTTAAGATTCAGACATCTCTGTATAAGTTAGCTTTTTTACTATCACATGAATGtgaaaacaacctagatgtctaCCAGCAATACATTAATTATGAGGGAAGCAAATGGTTTAAAACGTTAAATATTTACATTGCTTTAACATGTAAATACATAAGTGATTAACAAAAAATGCCTGCATACAAAGTGTCAGAGGTACTCTGTAGGTCAGTGTTTTTTAAACTGTGGATCACCACCATTACTGAGTCACAAAATCAATTTAGTTAGTTGACAtcagtttaatttaaaatgttttgaggcATTGTTCCTAGTAAGCATGAGTATTGTTTCATGAAACCTATTTCCAATATGTAGATATGCATATCTTTCTATGATCATggttatggttaaaaaaaaaaaaaaaactttagaaaaactGTTCTGGTAATGGAACTACAGATCTTTGATCATTTTTAATCTTCCAAATGTTCTGTGAATGGTATGTTACTTCCTATTATCAACAAAGTCTACTCATATTTAATACTGGAGGAATTTAGGTGAAAGGAAATTTATGCATGTTCAAATACTGTTCAAATACCCTATGGAGAAATGGGACCAGAAAAGATGGTCTATATCCTGAGTACTCAGCCAAGTAGAGGGAATACAGcacaagaaaggagaagaaaaagaaaggaaaaaaggttttGCCAAAATATTGATGTGGTGATTTTAATCTTATAGTTTTGGCTTTTCATGCTTTCCAGGCTTTccaattgtttctttttctttttttttttttgtctttttttgtcttttttgtctttttgtctgttgttgttgttgctatttcttgggccgctcccgcggcatatggaggttcccaggctaggttgaatcggagctgtagccaccggcctatgccagagccacagcaacgcaggatccgagccgcgtctgcaacctacaccacagctcacagcaacgcccgatcgttaacccactgagcaagggcagggaccgaacccgcaacctcatggttcctagtcggattcgttaaccactgcgccacgacgggaactccccaattgtttctttcattccttttacagTAAGCATGCTCTTTTTagaataataacttaaaaaaaaaaagtacagagaagaaatggagaataCTTTACCTGATAGATACTCTTTGGATTGATGACTTTAGGAATTATCTGAGGTTCCTTGTTACAACTTTCCTCATCAGAGGAAGTGCCCGAGGAGTAGTCTAACATGGCTCTATTTACAGCATCACTGATTTGTTGGGATAATTCCCATTCCTCCCATCTGCCTTTGAAAGAAGCAATTGTAAATGGACGATTTTTCTCACCATACCTaagtaggaaaggaaaataaaacgtTGGTTAGGGATTCCAATTCTAATCTTTTCTGGAGACAACTCAGTAACTTCAGAagagggatttttaaaagaaaatagtaagaGCTTGGCCAAGATGGTAGCCTGGGAAGATCCTGAGCTTGCCTCCTCCATGGGCACCACAAGATTACAACTATTTAGAGAGCAACTATTGATAAGAGATCGTAACCtagcagaaaagatcttctacaactaaagatacaAAAGAGGGAACCACGACCAGACAGGTAAGCAGGGCAGAGTCACAGTAGTCTAGACCCATACCCCTGGGGAGGACAACAAACAAATGGGATAATTACAACTGCAGAGATTCTCCCCAAGGAACAATggtctgagccccacattgagctccccagaccaggggtcctgcaccaggaagatgagcccccagaacatttggctttgaaggccagtggggcttactttcaggagagccagagggctgtgggaaatagAGATGCCACTCTTAAAGGGCCCACACAAAATCTCACCTAGGGCAAAAGCAGTGATTTGAAAGAAGCCAGCTGATCTTGGAAcctcccagagaggcaggaggtaTCGGGGCTCACCTTGGGGACACAAGCACTGGCAGTGGCCATTTGCGGGTGCTTGTTCCACCATGGATGCTGGTGTAGGCAGGTTCTATTTGGAAATCTTCCCTCTAGCTTATTAGTACCAGGACCCAGACTCACCCACAAGCCCATCAGCACCAGTGCTGAGATGCCTCAGACCAAACAACTAGCCAAGTGGGGAAACAGCTCCACCTACTACCTGGGACACTGCCTTAAGACCCCCAATCCCACAGCTGCCCCAGGATGCAGCATTGTCCACGAGAGTGGCCCAGAACCTGACTCCACATACCAGTGCAGCAGCATGAGCCCCGGGACCACTAGAGCCCTGCATGCAGAGACCCTGGGACACAGCTCTATTTACCAGGGAGCAGAAACTAGCTCCAGGACTCCTGGACCTGGTCCCACACACATACCAGCCTGGGGACCAGTCTCACCCACCAGTGGACATTCTCAAGACCCCTGAGCCTTGGCCTCATCCACCATTGGGCAGACACCAGCCCCAGGACCACTGCAGCCCCACAGCCTACCATGGCAGGATCTAGCCCACCCACCTGCAGTCCAGCTCCAGTTCCAGAATCACCTGGGCCCAGGCCCCACCTACCAACAGGCCAGTACCAGCTCTGCGACACCTTGGGTTTCTCAGCCAGCCACTCAGGGGTACAGCCTCCACCATCATTAGACCAATACAAGCTCTGGAACACCCCAGACCCTGCAGCCAGCTGTGTCAGGGAgctgccccacccaccagcaggcctACACAAGCTCCAGGACCCCCAAAGCCCTGTAGTCAGAGAACCCAGGACTTGGCTCTACCTGCCAGTAGGTCAGCACTAGCCCCAGGACTTGGCTATACCCAAGTACACTAGTGGGTAGGCAA
This region includes:
- the BTG4 gene encoding protein BTG4, giving the protein MRDEIATTVFFVTRLVKKHDKLSKQQIEDFAEKLMTILFETYRSHWHSDHPSKGQAFRCIRINNNQTKDPILERACAESNVDFSHLGLPKEMTIWVDPFEVCCRYGEKNRPFTIASFKGRWEEWELSQQISDAVNRAMLDYSSGTSSDEESCNKEPQIIPKVINPKSIYQVENLKQPFQTWFQMPRKRNMVDGRMGLPRNAYHALHKTPKGHRPAAVHRVDRYHWVNTNR